A region of Drosophila teissieri strain GT53w unplaced genomic scaffold, Prin_Dtei_1.1 Segkk7_quiver_pilon_scaf, whole genome shotgun sequence DNA encodes the following proteins:
- the LOC122625799 gene encoding uncharacterized protein LOC122625799 — MGGIIELRLGPVLKMTDSIIKPFLCEVIDKTILRNEWEKWLWAFTIYLEAEGIVTEKRKRSKLLLLGGVQLQSVVYSLPGALVEPSDENKEDIYNILIDHLNKHFSPKQNSTFERHLFRGLTPLDTESFGDFMLRLRQQMQRCAFGSSKAEIENICLKDKIIDVWAPLDLKKRLLGKEYSLEEVIEACQVEEQINKESKEMTSRPIAEPICKITHRGFKQSGECPRCGKFGLTHNDKSCPSRNVTCNKCSKPGHFARKCRTNLNDRSLKSQRNNLKRPRTYIRSVEEEATSSKLKKGETHCFKVSSEDEEEFIRCRVGGREIS, encoded by the exons ATGGGAGGTATTATTGAACTGAGGCTGG GTCCCGTATTGAAAATGACCGACAGTATCATTAAACCGTTTCTGTGCGAGGTGATCGACAAGACAATCCTCCGAAATGAATGGGAGAAGTGGTTGTGGGCGTTTACAATATACCTCGAGGCCGAGGGTATTGTTACCGAGAAGCGGAAGAGGAGTAAGCTACTGCTTTTGGGAGGAGTCCAGCTACAGTCAGTAGTATACTCTCTACCTGGTGCGCTGGTGGAGCCCAGCgacgaaaataaagaagacATCTATAATATCCTCATCgaccatttaaataaacacttcTCACCGAAGCAAAACTCAACGTTTGAAAGACATCTATTCAGAGGCCTGACACCGTTGGACACAGAAAGCTTTGGTGATTTCATGCTGCGACTCCGCCAACAAATGCAACGATGTGCATTCGGATCCTCAAAAGCGGAGATTGAGAATATATGTCTAAAGGATAAAATCATAGATGTGTGGGCACCTCTAGACCTCAAGAAAAGACTTCTGGGAAAGGAGTATTCACTAGAGGAAGTGATCGAAGCATGTCAGGTTGAGGAGCAGATCAACAAAGAATCAAAAGAAATGACATCAAGACCAATTGCGGAACCCATCTGTAAAATTACACATCGTGGTTTTAAACAGAGTGGGGAGTGccccagatgtggaaaattcGGACTCACACACAACGACAAATCATGTCCGTCAAGAAATGTGACTTGCAATAAATGCTCGAAGCCTGGACACTTTGCCAGGAAGTGCCGAACTAACTTGAACGACCGATCCCTTAAGTCCCAAAGGAATAACCTGAAAAGGCCCCGCACGTATATTCGCTCTGTCGAAGAGGAGGCCACCAGCTCCAAACTCAAAAAGGGCGAGACACATTGCTTTAAAGTGTCAAGCGAAGATGAAGAGGAGTTCATACGATGCCGAGTGGGAGGCCGTGAAATTTCTTAG